In one window of Flavobacterium ginsengisoli DNA:
- the radC gene encoding RadC family protein, which yields MEGGHFAIKNWSDDDKPREKLMLKGKDALSDAELMAILIGSGSRNESAVALSKRILATAKNLTALGKMTISQLMQFKGIGEAKAVSIVSALELGRRQRIEDVAKPKKITSSKAVFDIMQPIIGELPHEEFWVLFLNNSNKVISKSQLSKGGIAGTVVDIRLVFKLALENGATALILCHNHPSGSLVPSDADKQITKKIKTAGDILDVKVLDHVIITESKYYSFVDEGIF from the coding sequence ATGGAAGGAGGGCATTTCGCTATAAAAAATTGGTCTGATGATGATAAACCGCGCGAAAAATTAATGCTCAAAGGAAAAGATGCTTTAAGTGATGCTGAATTAATGGCTATCTTAATTGGTTCTGGAAGCCGTAATGAATCTGCTGTCGCTTTAAGTAAGCGAATTTTAGCTACAGCCAAAAATCTAACTGCTTTAGGAAAAATGACAATTTCTCAATTAATGCAATTTAAAGGTATTGGCGAAGCAAAAGCTGTTTCAATTGTTTCTGCTTTAGAGTTGGGTAGGAGGCAACGTATAGAAGATGTTGCGAAACCAAAAAAAATAACTTCAAGTAAAGCTGTTTTTGATATTATGCAACCCATTATTGGAGAACTTCCGCATGAAGAATTTTGGGTGCTTTTTCTTAATAATTCAAACAAAGTGATTTCTAAATCCCAATTAAGTAAAGGAGGTATTGCTGGAACAGTTGTAGATATACGATTGGTTTTTAAATTAGCACTAGAGAATGGCGCTACAGCCTTGATTTTGTGTCATAATCATCCTTCGGGTAGTTTAGTTCCAAGTGATGCCGACAAACAAATTACTAAGAAAATTAAAACAGCAGGAGATATATTAGATGTTAAAGTTTTAGATCATGTTATTATTACTGAATCAAAATATTATAGTTTTGTAGATGAAGGAATTTTTTAA
- a CDS encoding rhomboid family intramembrane serine protease, protein MSDTNFKFSNSVIGLPLFFVLFLWIIYWLQIRFDFDFYRFGIYPRDFIGLRGVFFSPFIHENLDHLYNNSIPLVILLAAMQFFYPKQTFGVISYGIIFSGLITWVVGRENFHIGASGLIYVLVSFIFFKGIQTKYYRLVALSLTVILLYGGMIWYVFPDVDQSISWEGHLAGLITGFVLTLFYKAPEYAKPIVYDWQRPDFDPSLDPFMKHFDENGNFVTFSHENEEEQIQYFSSSHPVNYIVIKKADQEEETGQ, encoded by the coding sequence ATGAGCGACACTAATTTTAAGTTTTCAAATTCGGTTATTGGACTTCCATTGTTTTTTGTCCTTTTTTTATGGATAATATATTGGCTTCAGATTCGCTTTGATTTTGATTTTTACCGATTCGGAATTTACCCTCGCGATTTTATTGGACTGCGAGGTGTTTTCTTCAGTCCATTTATTCATGAAAATTTAGATCATTTATACAATAATAGTATTCCGCTTGTAATACTATTGGCGGCAATGCAGTTTTTTTATCCAAAACAAACTTTTGGAGTTATAAGTTATGGAATAATATTTTCAGGATTGATTACTTGGGTAGTAGGAAGAGAGAATTTTCATATTGGGGCAAGCGGATTAATTTATGTTTTGGTTAGTTTTATTTTTTTTAAAGGTATTCAGACTAAATATTATAGATTGGTTGCATTATCCTTAACTGTGATTTTGCTTTATGGCGGAATGATATGGTATGTTTTTCCCGATGTTGATCAATCTATTTCTTGGGAAGGGCATTTAGCAGGACTTATTACGGGTTTTGTTTTGACTTTATTTTACAAAGCGCCCGAATATGCAAAACCAATTGTTTACGATTGGCAACGTCCAGATTTTGATCCAAGCCTTGATCCTTTCATGAAACATTTTGATGAAAACGGAAATTTCGTTACTTTTTCTCATGAAAACGAAGAAGAACAAATTCAGTATTTTTCGTCAAGCCATCCTGTAAATTATATAGTAATTAAAAAAGCTGATCAAGAAGAAGAAACTGGCCAGTAA
- the rpsL gene encoding 30S ribosomal protein S12: protein MPTIQQLVRTGRTQITKKSKSVALDSCPQRRGVCTRVYTTTPKKPNSAMRKVARVRLTNGNEVNAYIPGEGHNLQEHSIVLVRGGRVKDLPGVRYHIVRGALDTSGVAGRTQRRSKYGAKRPKEAKK from the coding sequence ATGCCAACAATTCAACAATTAGTAAGAACAGGAAGAACTCAGATCACTAAGAAGAGTAAATCGGTTGCTTTAGATTCTTGTCCTCAAAGAAGAGGGGTTTGTACGCGTGTTTACACTACTACACCAAAAAAACCAAACTCTGCAATGCGTAAAGTTGCGCGTGTACGTTTGACAAATGGTAATGAGGTGAATGCTTACATCCCAGGAGAAGGACATAATCTACAAGAGCACTCGATAGTATTAGTGCGAGGTGGAAGGGTAAAAGATTTACCAGGTGTTAGATATCATATCGTTCGTGGAGCGCTTGACACGTCAGGAGTTGCAGGAAGAACGCAAAGAAGATCTAAGTACGGTGCTAAACGCCCAAAAGAAGCAAAAAAGTAA
- a CDS encoding DUF2490 domain-containing protein yields the protein MSAAYSSSESSPNLFENTIQRSIRGWGHYYFSPRWKLSAFVAYFSNRDVPEIGQFESPEWRFALQGIYYFHKTGYTLSTRMRTEYRHIKNDDDQYENVFRYRQQIKYIQPINSKFLRSGVVYAIASDELYFKSGANVTGESFFDRNRFNIGAGYLFTDDFQVELTYCNEYLPRNNGNQTTNAASLTISFNNFFRNLKKKIEAKKHPEVKDEE from the coding sequence TTGTCTGCAGCTTATAGCAGTTCCGAATCATCTCCAAATTTATTCGAAAACACTATTCAAAGATCCATTAGAGGTTGGGGACATTATTACTTTTCTCCCAGATGGAAACTCTCCGCCTTTGTTGCCTATTTCAGCAATAGAGATGTTCCCGAAATTGGTCAGTTCGAATCTCCCGAATGGCGCTTTGCTCTTCAAGGCATTTATTATTTTCACAAAACAGGCTACACTTTAAGTACAAGAATGCGTACTGAATATCGTCATATTAAAAATGATGATGATCAATATGAAAACGTTTTTAGATATCGACAACAGATTAAATATATACAGCCCATTAACAGTAAATTTTTAAGAAGCGGAGTCGTATATGCGATTGCATCAGATGAACTTTATTTTAAATCTGGAGCAAATGTTACTGGAGAAAGTTTTTTTGATCGAAATCGATTCAATATTGGTGCTGGTTATTTATTTACAGATGATTTTCAGGTTGAATTAACGTATTGCAACGAATATCTTCCAAGAAATAATGGAAACCAAACAACCAACGCCGCTTCGCTTACTATAAGTTTCAATAATTTTTTTCGAAACCTTAAAAAGAAAATTGAAGCCAAAAAACATCCTGAAGTAAAAGACGAAGAATAA
- a CDS encoding SusD/RagB family nutrient-binding outer membrane lipoprotein, whose product MKNRLIILISFIALFSSCSDDFGNMNQDTKNPTTTSPEFLFTNAEKFMMDQVTSTSVNFNVFRLYAQQWTEVQYPQETQYDLTGRTIPDRHWATYYRDVLRDFKEAKTLLLEQKASYTGTADGLVVIENKLAIIDILTSYCYGILVDTFGDVPYTEALDIENHPQPKYDDAQTIYRDLLTVLTNASHKLDQSADSYGSADLIYGGNTAKWAKFANSLRFRMAIMMDDVDHAYASTQALAAKEDGLITSSADGAYMPYATNTTNNNPLYLDLVASGRNDFVPADTFVNKLNALSDPRRSKYFTEYPEGSGQYKGGVYGTVNIYGNFSHITETIKDPVYPGVIFTYSEVEFLLAEAVERGIAVGGTAESHYNAAVTASLQDWGVAAGDIVAYLTRSDVAYATATGTWKQKIGEQSWIAYYNRGFEAWTSYRRLDFPALVAPPVTFGDITEVPKRYSYPGIEQTLNVANLEAAVAKLGNNAVTTKLFWDKH is encoded by the coding sequence ATGAAAAATAGACTAATAATATTAATATCGTTCATTGCCTTATTTTCATCTTGCTCTGATGATTTTGGGAACATGAACCAAGACACAAAAAACCCTACCACTACTTCTCCTGAATTTTTATTTACAAATGCAGAGAAATTCATGATGGATCAGGTTACTAGCACATCTGTTAACTTCAACGTATTCAGATTATATGCTCAGCAATGGACAGAAGTACAATACCCACAAGAAACTCAATATGACCTTACTGGACGTACAATTCCAGATCGTCACTGGGCTACTTACTACCGTGATGTACTAAGAGATTTTAAAGAAGCTAAAACACTTTTGCTAGAGCAAAAAGCAAGCTACACTGGAACTGCTGATGGTTTAGTGGTAATTGAAAATAAACTTGCAATTATCGACATTTTAACTTCTTACTGCTACGGTATCTTAGTTGATACTTTTGGAGATGTTCCTTATACAGAAGCTTTAGATATTGAAAATCATCCACAACCTAAATATGATGACGCTCAAACTATCTACAGAGATTTACTTACTGTATTAACTAATGCATCTCATAAATTAGATCAATCTGCTGACAGTTATGGTAGTGCTGACCTTATTTACGGTGGTAACACTGCAAAATGGGCTAAGTTTGCTAACTCTCTTCGTTTCAGAATGGCTATCATGATGGATGACGTTGATCACGCTTACGCTAGCACACAAGCTTTAGCGGCTAAAGAAGATGGATTAATCACATCTAGTGCTGATGGTGCTTACATGCCTTACGCTACAAATACAACAAATAACAACCCGTTATATCTTGACTTAGTAGCTAGTGGACGTAATGACTTCGTTCCTGCTGATACATTTGTTAACAAATTGAATGCTCTTTCTGACCCAAGAAGATCTAAATACTTCACTGAGTACCCAGAAGGATCAGGACAATACAAAGGTGGTGTATACGGAACAGTTAACATTTACGGAAACTTCTCTCACATTACTGAAACTATTAAAGATCCAGTTTATCCAGGTGTAATTTTCACGTATTCTGAAGTTGAATTCTTATTAGCTGAAGCTGTAGAAAGAGGTATCGCTGTTGGAGGTACTGCTGAATCTCACTATAACGCTGCTGTAACTGCATCTTTACAAGATTGGGGTGTAGCTGCTGGTGATATCGTCGCTTACTTAACAAGATCTGATGTAGCTTATGCTACTGCAACAGGAACTTGGAAACAAAAAATTGGAGAACAATCTTGGATTGCTTACTATAATAGAGGTTTTGAAGCTTGGACTTCTTACAGAAGATTAGACTTCCCTGCTTTAGTTGCGCCACCTGTAACATTTGGTGACATCACTGAAGTTCCAAAACGCTACTCTTATCCAGGAATCGAGCAGACATTAAACGTCGCAAACTTAGAAGCTGCAGTTGCAAAATTGGGTAACAATGCTGTAACTACTAAACTTTTCTGGGACAAACACTAA
- the rpsJ gene encoding 30S ribosomal protein S10, giving the protein MSQKIRIKLKSYDHMLVDKSAEKIVKTVKTTGAVVTGPIPLPTHKKLFTVLRSPHVNKKAREQFEVMSYKRLIDIYSSSSKTIDALMKLELPSGVEVEIKV; this is encoded by the coding sequence ATGAGTCAAAAAATCAGAATAAAACTAAAATCTTACGATCACATGTTGGTAGATAAATCTGCTGAAAAGATCGTAAAAACAGTAAAAACTACTGGAGCGGTTGTAACAGGTCCAATTCCGTTGCCAACTCACAAAAAACTTTTCACTGTATTGCGTTCTCCGCACGTTAACAAAAAAGCGAGAGAGCAATTTGAAGTAATGTCATACAAGAGATTGATTGATATTTATTCATCTTCATCTAAAACAATTGATGCTTTAATGAAACTTGAATTGCCAAGTGGTGTTGAAGTAGAGATAAAAGTATAA
- a CDS encoding SusC/RagA family TonB-linked outer membrane protein produces the protein MKLKFNGFLVLLLVLVAQLSFAQERAVSGTVSDNAGMPLPGVSVLVKGTKAGTQTDFDGKYTIKASSSQVLVFSYIGMKTQEIVATSSTVNVKLAGDAQELESVVVTTALGVKREKKSLGYATQEVKGGDLRNGTSSGNFLNELSGKVAGVNITRNTNFGGSTSAISRGVKAIGQSNEMLIVIDGMPINNANNTNDGTTAQSSGSRGFDYGNNAMDINPEDIESVNVLKGAAASALYGYLAGNGVLMITTKKGKARKGLGITVSSEVVTGSPDKSTFVKYQKNYGAGYGASFDTTQDINGDGVNDRVVLMGDDASVGNRFDPSLNVYQWDAFSAYPGNANYGKATPWQAVANDPFTFFKNSLSLVNSISFEDGNEKTNVVFNYTNTDQTGVLINSELRKNNFSLKLNHQFTDRLSLSTFANFSAQQTVGRNMTGYSDNLVSGFRQWWQTNVDIKQLQQAYNNSGGQNITWNRTSVDDGSPAYWNNPYFERYQNYQNDSRNRFIGYANLTYKITDWLSATGKISTDTYSEIREERVAVGSVAKTFGINALDETSGYQRYNGNFSEQNYDLILTYNKKFGEDFSLSGVAGGTIRNTYFNQITASTQGGLIIPGIYSLSNSKAASPYPYERETKASVNSYYISASLGYLDTYFIDATARRDAFSNLPASDNSIPSYSVSGSWVFSKNIDASWLSFGKLRGGYSESPLGTPALALVDTYTKYDPFNNNQMYSVNSIKNNPDLKPIKTNTQEIGLEMQFLNRRVGFDVSLYKNVNDGEAVRVPYSTATGYTSKYVNAATVENKGIEVQFNVTPIKTNSFSWDVNVNWSKNENMVTALADGVSNLQVSSFPGTVTLNAVVGQPFGVLKGTDYTYDANGQRIVNPATGRYVINTSTNNIIGNINPDWIGGIRNKFAYKNLSFSFLIDVKHGGDVFSTDQWYGVGTGLTDETGGNNDLGNPKRNSLVNGGGVILPGVYADGTPNTTRTAYSTGGAITNAYTNGPRSQFVYDAGFIKLREVNITYTLPSSLVQKMKLVDARISLIGSNLWIIQKNLPDADPESGLGSNVGSQGLSIGSLPTTRNIGCNLTIKF, from the coding sequence ATGAAACTAAAGTTCAATGGATTCTTAGTGCTTTTATTAGTACTAGTTGCGCAACTTTCTTTTGCGCAAGAAAGAGCTGTTTCGGGAACAGTTTCTGACAATGCAGGGATGCCTCTACCAGGTGTTAGTGTATTAGTTAAAGGAACCAAAGCTGGAACGCAAACCGATTTTGATGGTAAATATACTATCAAAGCATCATCAAGCCAAGTATTGGTATTTAGCTACATTGGGATGAAAACTCAAGAAATAGTCGCAACTTCATCAACAGTTAACGTAAAATTGGCTGGAGATGCTCAAGAACTTGAAAGCGTTGTAGTAACAACAGCTTTAGGTGTTAAAAGAGAGAAAAAATCTCTTGGTTATGCAACACAAGAGGTAAAAGGAGGAGATTTAAGAAATGGTACTTCTAGTGGTAACTTCTTAAACGAACTTTCTGGTAAAGTTGCCGGTGTTAACATTACAAGAAACACTAACTTTGGAGGTTCTACAAGTGCAATTTCTAGAGGGGTTAAAGCTATTGGTCAAAGTAATGAGATGTTAATCGTTATTGATGGTATGCCAATCAACAACGCTAACAACACAAACGACGGAACAACAGCTCAATCATCAGGATCTAGAGGATTTGACTACGGTAATAACGCGATGGACATTAATCCAGAAGATATCGAAAGTGTGAACGTATTAAAAGGTGCTGCGGCTTCTGCATTATACGGATACTTAGCTGGTAACGGGGTTTTAATGATTACAACTAAAAAAGGTAAAGCTAGAAAAGGATTAGGAATCACTGTTTCTTCTGAAGTAGTAACTGGTAGTCCTGACAAAAGCACTTTCGTTAAATACCAAAAAAATTATGGAGCTGGATACGGTGCTTCTTTTGACACTACACAAGATATTAATGGTGACGGTGTAAATGATAGAGTAGTTCTTATGGGAGATGATGCTTCTGTAGGTAACCGTTTTGATCCTTCATTGAATGTTTACCAATGGGATGCATTCTCTGCATACCCAGGAAATGCTAACTACGGAAAAGCAACTCCATGGCAAGCTGTCGCAAACGATCCTTTCACTTTCTTCAAAAACTCACTTTCTTTAGTGAACAGTATCTCTTTTGAAGATGGAAATGAAAAAACAAATGTTGTATTTAACTATACAAATACTGACCAAACTGGTGTTTTAATTAATAGTGAATTAAGAAAAAATAACTTCAGTTTAAAATTAAACCACCAATTTACAGACAGATTGTCTTTAAGTACTTTTGCTAACTTTTCTGCACAACAAACAGTTGGTAGAAACATGACAGGATACAGCGACAACTTAGTTTCTGGTTTCCGTCAATGGTGGCAAACAAACGTTGATATTAAACAATTACAACAAGCATACAACAATTCAGGCGGACAAAACATCACTTGGAACAGAACTTCTGTTGACGATGGATCTCCTGCATACTGGAACAACCCTTACTTTGAGCGTTACCAAAACTACCAAAACGATAGTAGAAATCGTTTTATCGGTTATGCAAACTTAACGTACAAAATTACAGACTGGCTTTCTGCAACTGGAAAAATCTCTACAGATACTTATTCTGAGATTCGTGAAGAAAGAGTTGCTGTAGGATCTGTTGCAAAAACTTTTGGTATCAATGCTCTTGACGAGACTTCAGGATACCAACGTTACAATGGTAACTTCTCTGAGCAAAACTATGACTTGATTCTTACTTACAACAAAAAATTCGGAGAAGATTTTAGTTTAAGTGGAGTAGCTGGGGGAACAATAAGAAACACTTATTTCAACCAAATTACAGCTTCTACTCAAGGAGGTTTAATTATCCCTGGTATTTACAGTTTATCAAACTCTAAAGCTGCAAGCCCATACCCATACGAAAGAGAAACTAAAGCTTCTGTTAACAGTTACTACATTTCAGCTTCTTTAGGATATTTAGATACATATTTCATCGATGCAACTGCTCGTAGAGATGCTTTCTCAAACTTGCCTGCAAGCGACAATAGCATCCCAAGTTATTCTGTTTCTGGTAGCTGGGTTTTCTCTAAAAACATTGATGCTAGCTGGTTAAGTTTTGGTAAATTAAGAGGAGGTTACTCTGAAAGCCCATTAGGAACACCTGCATTAGCATTGGTTGATACTTATACAAAATACGATCCGTTCAACAATAACCAAATGTATTCTGTAAACTCTATTAAAAACAACCCAGATCTTAAACCTATTAAAACTAATACACAAGAGATCGGTCTTGAGATGCAATTCTTAAACAGAAGAGTTGGATTTGACGTGAGTTTATACAAAAACGTGAATGACGGAGAAGCTGTAAGAGTACCTTACTCAACTGCTACAGGTTATACTTCTAAATATGTTAACGCTGCTACAGTAGAAAACAAAGGTATCGAGGTTCAATTCAACGTTACTCCTATTAAAACAAATAGTTTTTCTTGGGATGTTAATGTGAACTGGTCTAAAAACGAAAACATGGTTACAGCTTTGGCTGATGGTGTAAGTAACTTACAAGTATCTTCTTTCCCTGGTACAGTAACTTTAAATGCTGTTGTTGGACAACCATTTGGTGTATTGAAAGGAACAGATTATACTTATGATGCTAACGGACAAAGAATCGTTAACCCAGCAACTGGTAGATACGTAATCAATACTTCTACAAACAATATTATTGGAAACATCAATCCTGATTGGATTGGAGGTATCCGCAACAAATTCGCATACAAAAACTTATCTTTCAGCTTCTTAATCGATGTTAAACACGGAGGAGATGTTTTCTCTACTGACCAATGGTACGGAGTTGGAACTGGTTTAACTGACGAAACAGGTGGAAACAATGATCTTGGAAATCCAAAAAGAAATAGTTTAGTAAATGGTGGTGGTGTTATCCTTCCAGGTGTATACGCTGATGGAACTCCAAACACAACAAGAACTGCTTACTCTACAGGTGGAGCTATTACAAATGCTTACACTAACGGACCAAGAAGTCAATTTGTTTACGATGCTGGATTTATCAAATTAAGAGAGGTAAACATTACTTATACTTTACCATCTTCATTAGTTCAAAAAATGAAATTAGTTGATGCTAGAATTTCACTTATCGGATCTAACTTATGGATCATCCAAAAGAATCTTCCAGATGCAGACCCAGAAAGTGGATTAGGATCTAACGTAGGATCTCAAGGACTTTCTATCGGTTCTTTACCAACAACTAGAAATATTGGTTGTAACTTAACAATAAAATTCTAA
- the rplC gene encoding 50S ribosomal protein L3: MSGLIGKKIGMTSIFDENGKNIPCTVIEAGPCVVTQVRTNEVDGYEALQLGFDDKNEKHSTKAALGHFKKAGTVAKKKVVEFQDFATEQKLGDLIDVTIFEEGEFVDVQGVSKGKGFQGVVKRHGFGGVGQATHGQHNRLRAPGSVGASSYPSRVFKGMRMAGRMGGENVKVQNLRVLKVVAEKNLLVVKGCIPGHKNSYVIIQK, encoded by the coding sequence ATGTCTGGGTTAATTGGTAAGAAAATCGGCATGACTAGTATTTTCGACGAAAACGGGAAAAACATTCCTTGTACAGTAATCGAAGCTGGGCCATGCGTTGTTACCCAAGTCAGAACCAACGAGGTTGACGGGTATGAAGCGTTGCAACTTGGTTTCGATGACAAAAACGAGAAACATTCTACTAAAGCGGCTTTAGGTCACTTTAAAAAAGCTGGAACTGTTGCTAAGAAAAAAGTCGTTGAATTCCAAGATTTTGCAACTGAACAAAAATTAGGAGATCTTATTGATGTTACTATTTTTGAAGAAGGAGAATTTGTAGATGTACAAGGTGTGTCTAAAGGTAAAGGTTTCCAAGGTGTTGTTAAACGTCACGGTTTTGGTGGTGTTGGACAAGCTACTCATGGTCAGCACAACCGTTTAAGAGCGCCAGGTTCTGTAGGAGCTTCTTCTTATCCATCTAGAGTATTCAAAGGAATGCGTATGGCTGGAAGAATGGGAGGAGAAAATGTAAAAGTTCAAAACCTTAGAGTTTTAAAAGTAGTTGCTGAAAAGAATCTACTTGTTGTTAAAGGATGTATTCCTGGGCACAAAAACTCTTATGTAATCATTCAGAAGTAA
- a CDS encoding replication-associated recombination protein A: MEAPLAERIRPQKLEDYISQQHLVGPTGSLTQQISKGIIPSLIFWGPPGTGKTTLAQIIAQESKRPFYILSAINSGVKDIRDVIEKAKQSGGLFTAKNPILFIDEIHRFSKSQQDSLLVAVEKGWITLVGATTENPSFEVIPALLSRCQVYILNAFTKADLEALLQRAMKTDAYLLTKKINLKETEALLRISGGDGRKLLNVFELVINASAGDEITITNDRVFELVQQNTVLYDKTGEQHYDIVSAFIKSIRGSDPNGAVYWLARMIEGGEEVKFIARRMLILASEDIGNANPTALIMANNTFQAVTTIGYPESRIILSQCAIYLATSPKSNASYMAIGNAQQLVKQTGDLPVPIHLRNAPTKLMKELGYGDEYKYSHDYANNFAEQEFLPDAIKETVLYNPGNNSRENSTREFLKNRWKDKYGY; this comes from the coding sequence ATGGAAGCACCTTTAGCAGAGCGTATTCGTCCGCAAAAATTAGAAGATTATATAAGCCAACAACATTTGGTTGGTCCAACCGGTTCTTTAACACAGCAAATTTCAAAAGGGATAATTCCTTCATTGATTTTCTGGGGACCTCCAGGAACAGGAAAAACAACTTTGGCACAAATTATTGCGCAAGAATCAAAGAGACCGTTTTATATTCTAAGTGCCATAAATTCTGGTGTAAAAGATATTCGCGATGTTATTGAAAAAGCAAAACAAAGTGGCGGACTTTTTACGGCTAAAAATCCGATTCTATTTATAGACGAGATCCACAGGTTTAGTAAATCACAACAAGATTCACTTTTAGTCGCTGTCGAGAAAGGTTGGATAACATTGGTCGGTGCTACAACCGAAAACCCCAGTTTTGAAGTAATTCCTGCATTATTGTCACGTTGTCAAGTTTATATACTAAATGCTTTTACAAAAGCCGATTTAGAAGCTCTTTTGCAGCGTGCAATGAAAACTGATGCCTATTTATTGACAAAAAAAATAAATTTAAAAGAAACAGAAGCATTATTGCGTATTTCTGGTGGTGACGGAAGAAAACTCTTAAATGTATTTGAACTCGTCATTAATGCTTCTGCTGGTGATGAAATTACAATTACTAACGATCGCGTTTTTGAACTTGTACAACAAAACACGGTTCTTTATGATAAAACTGGCGAACAACATTACGATATCGTTTCTGCCTTTATTAAATCTATACGAGGCAGTGATCCTAATGGAGCCGTTTATTGGTTGGCCAGAATGATTGAAGGCGGCGAAGAAGTAAAATTTATTGCTAGAAGAATGCTAATTCTAGCAAGCGAAGATATTGGTAATGCTAATCCAACTGCACTGATAATGGCTAATAATACTTTTCAGGCTGTTACAACAATCGGATATCCAGAAAGCCGAATCATATTAAGTCAGTGTGCTATTTATTTGGCTACTTCGCCAAAAAGCAATGCTTCTTATATGGCAATTGGCAATGCTCAACAGTTAGTAAAGCAAACTGGCGATTTGCCTGTTCCTATTCATTTACGAAATGCTCCAACCAAATTAATGAAGGAATTAGGTTATGGAGACGAATATAAATATTCTCACGATTATGCCAATAATTTTGCAGAACAAGAATTTTTACCAGATGCTATAAAAGAAACGGTTCTTTACAATCCTGGAAACAATTCTAGAGAGAATAGTACCCGCGAATTTCTAAAGAACCGTTGGAAAGATAAATACGGCTATTAA
- a CDS encoding YjjG family noncanonical pyrimidine nucleotidase, translated as MNTNITDIFFDLDHTLWDFDKNSEMAFDRIFKNKYQEIATQDFIKEYIPINQECWRLYQNDKITHQELRYNRLKLSFDALNYVVSDENILEIANDYIEFLTDNNYLFDGAIEVLEYLKPKYKLHIITNGFAQVQEKKINNAALGNYFSTITNSELAGVKKPNSIIFDYALKLAKTSKENSIMIGDDFEADVNGALNAGLDAIFFNEKKLDISGNYKQINHLLELKNYL; from the coding sequence ATGAACACCAATATTACCGACATCTTTTTTGATTTAGATCATACGCTTTGGGATTTTGATAAAAACTCAGAAATGGCTTTTGATCGTATTTTTAAAAATAAGTACCAAGAAATCGCAACTCAAGATTTTATTAAAGAATATATTCCGATCAATCAAGAATGTTGGAGATTGTATCAGAATGACAAAATTACGCATCAGGAATTGCGTTATAATCGTTTGAAGTTATCCTTTGATGCTTTGAATTATGTAGTTTCAGATGAGAATATTCTGGAAATTGCAAATGATTATATTGAGTTTCTTACTGATAACAATTATCTTTTTGATGGAGCGATTGAGGTTTTGGAATATTTGAAACCAAAATATAAACTTCACATCATCACAAATGGATTTGCTCAAGTTCAAGAAAAGAAAATTAATAATGCTGCGCTTGGCAATTATTTCAGTACAATCACAAATTCAGAATTAGCAGGTGTTAAAAAACCAAATAGTATTATATTTGATTATGCATTAAAATTGGCAAAAACTTCAAAAGAAAACAGCATTATGATCGGAGACGATTTTGAAGCAGATGTAAATGGAGCGTTGAATGCTGGTTTGGATGCTATTTTCTTTAATGAGAAAAAATTAGATATTTCGGGAAATTATAAACAAATTAACCATTTATTAGAACTAAAAAACTATTTATAA